A genomic segment from Tachysurus fulvidraco isolate hzauxx_2018 chromosome 21, HZAU_PFXX_2.0, whole genome shotgun sequence encodes:
- the mark2a gene encoding serine/threonine-protein kinase MARK2 isoform X4 — MTTRTPMLTVIEHSSSQAHSDSKAGGRSNMPHGRNSLATAADEQPHVGKYRLLKTIGKGNFAKVKLARHVLTGKEVAVKIIDKTQLNSSSLQKLFREVRIMKLLNHPNIVKLFEVIETEKTLYLVMEYASGGEVFDYLVAHGRMKEKEARAKFRQIVSAVQYCHQKCIVHRDLKAENLLLDADMNIKIADFGFSNEFTLGNKLDTFCGSPPYAAPELFQGKKYDGPEVDVWSLGVILYTLVSGSLPFDGQNLKELRERVLRGKYRIPFYMSTDCENLLKKFLILNPTKRGSLEQIMKDRWMNVGHEEEELMPYIEPQPDYKDPKRTGQHPGSAGGWKRDIMLQMGYAQDEIQDSLVNQKYDEIMATYLLLDYRNSELDELSIKPRPSIDLTNNAQSPSHKVQRSTSNQKPRRSTDQSLSVSVKRTQGDSKHIAEDYGRKSSGSSAKVPPSPLTTTDRKKTPTPSTNSILSTGTSRGRSSPGPERSTLGVQNGKDSLSTPGSRASTASAAAVLTSSSSSRPRHHKSLSTSAHPNSPDLHAHRPSTVTQRVPVVSPSTNNISNSTVADRTNFPRGVTSRSTFHAGQQRASRDQHTSTYNGPPASPSLSHGNSQVRRTGTGIFSKFTSKFVRSPFEGEGRDEASRPMLSTAEKLEKGTHGSTGDENRDSVSSSSPVSSTPSSTQSSKDIKPRSLRFTWSMKTTSSMEPNEMMKEIRKVLDSNSCNYELRERFMLLCKSGNPSCDEYVQWEMEVCKLPRLSLNGVRFKRISGTSIAFKNIASKIANELKL; from the exons GCTCACTCCGACTCTAAGGCCGGCGGTCGCTCCAACATGCCACACGGCCGCAACTCGCTGGCCACCGCAGCCGACGAGCAGCCACACGTCGGCAAATACCGGCTGCTGAAGACCATCGGAAAGGGAAATTTCGCAAAGGTCAAACTGGCTCGGCATGTTCTCACTGGCAAAGAG GTGGCTGTCAAAATCATAGACAAGACCCAGCTCAACTCCTCCAGTCTCCAGAAG CTCTTTCGGGAAGTGAGGATCATGAAACTGCTGAATCACCCAAATATTG TGAAATTGTTTGAGGTGATCGAAACCGAGAAGACACTTTACCTGGTTATGGAGTACGCCAGCGGAG GAGAGGTGTTCGATTACCTAGTCGCCCATGgcagaatgaaagagaaagaagccAGAGCCAAATTCAGACAG ATCGTGTCAGCAGTGCAGTACTGTCACCAGAAGTGCATCGTTCACAGAGACCTTAAA GCCGAAAACCTGCTTTTAGATGCAGATATGAACATAAAGATCGCTGATTTTGGCTTCAGTAACGAATTCACTCTGGGCAACAAGCTGGACACGTTTTGTGGCAGCCCCCCGTACGCCGCTCCAGAGCTGTTCCAGGGAAAAAAGTACGATGGGCCAGAAGTGGACGTGTGGAGTTTGGGAGTCATCCTGTACACGTTGGTCAGCGGCTCGCTGCCTTTTGATGGACAGAACTTGAAG GAGCTGCGCGAACGTGTTTTAAGAGGGAAATACCGAATCCCGTTCTACATGTCCACCGACTGTGAGAACTTGCTGAAGAAATTTCTTATTCTCAACCCCACCAAGCGAGGAAGCCTTGAG CAGATCATGAAGGACCGGTGGATGAATGTGGGTcatgaggaggaggagcttatgCCTTACATTGAGCCGCAGCCCGACTACAAGGACCCCAAGAGGACAGGTCAGCACCCCGGCAGTGCAGGGGGTTGGAAGAGAG ATATCATGCTTCAAATGGGATACGCTCAAGATGAAATACAGGACTCCCTTGTCAACCAGAAGTATGATGAAATCATGGCAACTTACCTGTTACTGGACTATAGGAATTCAGAG CTGGATGAACTCTCAATAAAGCCCCGCCCAAGCATCGACCTCACAAACAATGCCCAATCACCTTCTCACAAGGTACAACGCAGTacctccaaccagaagccgcgCCGATCCACAGACCAAA GTTTGTCTGTGTCGGTTAAGCGCACTCAGGGTGACAGTAAGCACATCGCCGAAGACTACGGCAGGAAAAGCTCAGGCAGCTCAGCTAAAGTTCCTCCAAGCCCGCTTACTACAACCGACCGAAAGAAAACCCCGACCCCGTCCACT AACAGCATCCTTTCAACCGGTACGAGTCGTGGGAGAAGCTCTCCAGGTCCTGAGAGATCCACTCTGGGTGTACAGAATGGCAAGGACag CTTGAGCACACCAGGGTCCCGCGCATCTACCGCCTCGGCAGCTGCTGTTCTaacttcctcttcttcctcccgCCCCCGCCACCACAAGTCCCTGTCCACCTCGGCCCACCCCAACTCCCCAGACCTCCATGCACATCGGCCCAG CACCGTTACACAACGAGTTCCTGTGGTGTCTCCGTCAACTAACAATATAAGCAACTCCACGGTAGCAGATCGCACCAATTTCCCCAGAGGGGTGACTAGCAGAAGCACTTTCCATGCAGGCCAACAGAGAGCCTCACGTGACCAGCACACCTCCACCTACAACGGGCCCCCAGCGTCCCCGTCGCTTTCTCACGGGAACAGCCAGGTCCGTCGCACCGGTACTGGAATCTTCAGCAAATTCACCTCTAAATTTGTGCGCAG TCCGTTTGAGGGAGAGGGTCGAGATGAGGCCAGCAG ACCCATGTTGAGTACTGCAGAAAAGCTGGAGAAAGGCACCCATGGATCAACGGGGGATGAGAACAGGGACTCTGTGTCATCCTCGTCTCCTGTGTCCAGCACGCCCTCATCCACCCAGTCCTCCAAGGACATCAAGCCGCGTTCGCTGCGCTTCACCTGGAGCATGAAGACCACTTCGTCCATGGAGCCCAACGAGATGATGAAGGAGATCCGGAAAGTTCTGGACTCCAACAGCTGCAATTATGAGCTGCGTGAGCGCTTCATGCTGCTCTGCAAGTCAGGGAATCCTTCATGTGATGAATACGTTCAGTGGGAGATGGAGGTGTGCAAGCTGCCCCGCCTCTCCCTCAACGGCGTTCGTTTCAAACGCATCTCGGGCACCTCCATCGCCTTCAAGAACATCGCCTCCAAGATTGCCAACGAGCTGAAGCTGTGA
- the mark2a gene encoding serine/threonine-protein kinase MARK2 isoform X3, whose product MTTRTPMLTVIEHSSSQAHSDSKAGGRSNMPHGRNSLATAADEQPHVGKYRLLKTIGKGNFAKVKLARHVLTGKEVAVKIIDKTQLNSSSLQKLFREVRIMKLLNHPNIVKLFEVIETEKTLYLVMEYASGGEVFDYLVAHGRMKEKEARAKFRQIVSAVQYCHQKCIVHRDLKAENLLLDADMNIKIADFGFSNEFTLGNKLDTFCGSPPYAAPELFQGKKYDGPEVDVWSLGVILYTLVSGSLPFDGQNLKELRERVLRGKYRIPFYMSTDCENLLKKFLILNPTKRGSLEQIMKDRWMNVGHEEEELMPYIEPQPDYKDPKRTGQHPGSAGGWKRDIMLQMGYAQDEIQDSLVNQKYDEIMATYLLLDYRNSELDELSIKPRPSIDLTNNAQSPSHKVQRSTSNQKPRRSTDQSLSVSVKRTQGDSKHIAEDYGRKSSGSSAKVPPSPLTTTDRKKTPTPSTNSILSTGTSRGRSSPGPERSTLGVQNGKDSLSTPGSRASTASAAAVLTSSSSSRPRHHKSLSTSAHPNSPDLHAHRPSTVTQRVPVVSPSTNNISNSTVADRTNFPRGVTSRSTFHAGQQRASRDQHTSTYNGPPASPSLSHGNSQVRRTGTGIFSKFTSKFVRRSPFEGEGRDEASRPMLSTAEKLEKGTHGSTGDENRDSVSSSSPVSSTPSSTQSSKDIKPRSLRFTWSMKTTSSMEPNEMMKEIRKVLDSNSCNYELRERFMLLCKSGNPSCDEYVQWEMEVCKLPRLSLNGVRFKRISGTSIAFKNIASKIANELKL is encoded by the exons GCTCACTCCGACTCTAAGGCCGGCGGTCGCTCCAACATGCCACACGGCCGCAACTCGCTGGCCACCGCAGCCGACGAGCAGCCACACGTCGGCAAATACCGGCTGCTGAAGACCATCGGAAAGGGAAATTTCGCAAAGGTCAAACTGGCTCGGCATGTTCTCACTGGCAAAGAG GTGGCTGTCAAAATCATAGACAAGACCCAGCTCAACTCCTCCAGTCTCCAGAAG CTCTTTCGGGAAGTGAGGATCATGAAACTGCTGAATCACCCAAATATTG TGAAATTGTTTGAGGTGATCGAAACCGAGAAGACACTTTACCTGGTTATGGAGTACGCCAGCGGAG GAGAGGTGTTCGATTACCTAGTCGCCCATGgcagaatgaaagagaaagaagccAGAGCCAAATTCAGACAG ATCGTGTCAGCAGTGCAGTACTGTCACCAGAAGTGCATCGTTCACAGAGACCTTAAA GCCGAAAACCTGCTTTTAGATGCAGATATGAACATAAAGATCGCTGATTTTGGCTTCAGTAACGAATTCACTCTGGGCAACAAGCTGGACACGTTTTGTGGCAGCCCCCCGTACGCCGCTCCAGAGCTGTTCCAGGGAAAAAAGTACGATGGGCCAGAAGTGGACGTGTGGAGTTTGGGAGTCATCCTGTACACGTTGGTCAGCGGCTCGCTGCCTTTTGATGGACAGAACTTGAAG GAGCTGCGCGAACGTGTTTTAAGAGGGAAATACCGAATCCCGTTCTACATGTCCACCGACTGTGAGAACTTGCTGAAGAAATTTCTTATTCTCAACCCCACCAAGCGAGGAAGCCTTGAG CAGATCATGAAGGACCGGTGGATGAATGTGGGTcatgaggaggaggagcttatgCCTTACATTGAGCCGCAGCCCGACTACAAGGACCCCAAGAGGACAGGTCAGCACCCCGGCAGTGCAGGGGGTTGGAAGAGAG ATATCATGCTTCAAATGGGATACGCTCAAGATGAAATACAGGACTCCCTTGTCAACCAGAAGTATGATGAAATCATGGCAACTTACCTGTTACTGGACTATAGGAATTCAGAG CTGGATGAACTCTCAATAAAGCCCCGCCCAAGCATCGACCTCACAAACAATGCCCAATCACCTTCTCACAAGGTACAACGCAGTacctccaaccagaagccgcgCCGATCCACAGACCAAA GTTTGTCTGTGTCGGTTAAGCGCACTCAGGGTGACAGTAAGCACATCGCCGAAGACTACGGCAGGAAAAGCTCAGGCAGCTCAGCTAAAGTTCCTCCAAGCCCGCTTACTACAACCGACCGAAAGAAAACCCCGACCCCGTCCACT AACAGCATCCTTTCAACCGGTACGAGTCGTGGGAGAAGCTCTCCAGGTCCTGAGAGATCCACTCTGGGTGTACAGAATGGCAAGGACag CTTGAGCACACCAGGGTCCCGCGCATCTACCGCCTCGGCAGCTGCTGTTCTaacttcctcttcttcctcccgCCCCCGCCACCACAAGTCCCTGTCCACCTCGGCCCACCCCAACTCCCCAGACCTCCATGCACATCGGCCCAG CACCGTTACACAACGAGTTCCTGTGGTGTCTCCGTCAACTAACAATATAAGCAACTCCACGGTAGCAGATCGCACCAATTTCCCCAGAGGGGTGACTAGCAGAAGCACTTTCCATGCAGGCCAACAGAGAGCCTCACGTGACCAGCACACCTCCACCTACAACGGGCCCCCAGCGTCCCCGTCGCTTTCTCACGGGAACAGCCAGGTCCGTCGCACCGGTACTGGAATCTTCAGCAAATTCACCTCTAAATTTGTGCGCAG GAGTCCGTTTGAGGGAGAGGGTCGAGATGAGGCCAGCAG ACCCATGTTGAGTACTGCAGAAAAGCTGGAGAAAGGCACCCATGGATCAACGGGGGATGAGAACAGGGACTCTGTGTCATCCTCGTCTCCTGTGTCCAGCACGCCCTCATCCACCCAGTCCTCCAAGGACATCAAGCCGCGTTCGCTGCGCTTCACCTGGAGCATGAAGACCACTTCGTCCATGGAGCCCAACGAGATGATGAAGGAGATCCGGAAAGTTCTGGACTCCAACAGCTGCAATTATGAGCTGCGTGAGCGCTTCATGCTGCTCTGCAAGTCAGGGAATCCTTCATGTGATGAATACGTTCAGTGGGAGATGGAGGTGTGCAAGCTGCCCCGCCTCTCCCTCAACGGCGTTCGTTTCAAACGCATCTCGGGCACCTCCATCGCCTTCAAGAACATCGCCTCCAAGATTGCCAACGAGCTGAAGCTGTGA
- the mark2a gene encoding serine/threonine-protein kinase MARK2 isoform X6 — MTTRTPMLTVIEHSSSQAHSDSKAGGRSNMPHGRNSLATAADEQPHVGKYRLLKTIGKGNFAKVKLARHVLTGKEVAVKIIDKTQLNSSSLQKLFREVRIMKLLNHPNIVKLFEVIETEKTLYLVMEYASGGEVFDYLVAHGRMKEKEARAKFRQIVSAVQYCHQKCIVHRDLKAENLLLDADMNIKIADFGFSNEFTLGNKLDTFCGSPPYAAPELFQGKKYDGPEVDVWSLGVILYTLVSGSLPFDGQNLKELRERVLRGKYRIPFYMSTDCENLLKKFLILNPTKRGSLEQIMKDRWMNVGHEEEELMPYIEPQPDYKDPKRTGQHPGSAGGWKRDIMLQMGYAQDEIQDSLVNQKYDEIMATYLLLDYRNSELDELSIKPRPSIDLTNNAQSPSHKVQRSTSNQKPRRSTDQSLSVSVKRTQGDSKHIAEDYGRKSSGSSAKVPPSPLTTTDRKKTPTPSTNSILSTGTSRGRSSPGPERSTLGVQNGKDSLSTPGSRASTASAAAVLTSSSSSRPRHHKSLSTSAHPNSPDLHAHRPSTVTQRVPVVSPSTNNISNSTVADRTNFPRGVTSRSTFHAGQQRASRDQHTSTYNGPPASPSLSHGNSQVRRTGTGIFSKFTSKFVRRNLSFRFPRRPMLSTAEKLEKGTHGSTGDENRDSVSSSSPVSSTPSSTQSSKDIKPRSLRFTWSMKTTSSMEPNEMMKEIRKVLDSNSCNYELRERFMLLCKSGNPSCDEYVQWEMEVCKLPRLSLNGVRFKRISGTSIAFKNIASKIANELKL, encoded by the exons GCTCACTCCGACTCTAAGGCCGGCGGTCGCTCCAACATGCCACACGGCCGCAACTCGCTGGCCACCGCAGCCGACGAGCAGCCACACGTCGGCAAATACCGGCTGCTGAAGACCATCGGAAAGGGAAATTTCGCAAAGGTCAAACTGGCTCGGCATGTTCTCACTGGCAAAGAG GTGGCTGTCAAAATCATAGACAAGACCCAGCTCAACTCCTCCAGTCTCCAGAAG CTCTTTCGGGAAGTGAGGATCATGAAACTGCTGAATCACCCAAATATTG TGAAATTGTTTGAGGTGATCGAAACCGAGAAGACACTTTACCTGGTTATGGAGTACGCCAGCGGAG GAGAGGTGTTCGATTACCTAGTCGCCCATGgcagaatgaaagagaaagaagccAGAGCCAAATTCAGACAG ATCGTGTCAGCAGTGCAGTACTGTCACCAGAAGTGCATCGTTCACAGAGACCTTAAA GCCGAAAACCTGCTTTTAGATGCAGATATGAACATAAAGATCGCTGATTTTGGCTTCAGTAACGAATTCACTCTGGGCAACAAGCTGGACACGTTTTGTGGCAGCCCCCCGTACGCCGCTCCAGAGCTGTTCCAGGGAAAAAAGTACGATGGGCCAGAAGTGGACGTGTGGAGTTTGGGAGTCATCCTGTACACGTTGGTCAGCGGCTCGCTGCCTTTTGATGGACAGAACTTGAAG GAGCTGCGCGAACGTGTTTTAAGAGGGAAATACCGAATCCCGTTCTACATGTCCACCGACTGTGAGAACTTGCTGAAGAAATTTCTTATTCTCAACCCCACCAAGCGAGGAAGCCTTGAG CAGATCATGAAGGACCGGTGGATGAATGTGGGTcatgaggaggaggagcttatgCCTTACATTGAGCCGCAGCCCGACTACAAGGACCCCAAGAGGACAGGTCAGCACCCCGGCAGTGCAGGGGGTTGGAAGAGAG ATATCATGCTTCAAATGGGATACGCTCAAGATGAAATACAGGACTCCCTTGTCAACCAGAAGTATGATGAAATCATGGCAACTTACCTGTTACTGGACTATAGGAATTCAGAG CTGGATGAACTCTCAATAAAGCCCCGCCCAAGCATCGACCTCACAAACAATGCCCAATCACCTTCTCACAAGGTACAACGCAGTacctccaaccagaagccgcgCCGATCCACAGACCAAA GTTTGTCTGTGTCGGTTAAGCGCACTCAGGGTGACAGTAAGCACATCGCCGAAGACTACGGCAGGAAAAGCTCAGGCAGCTCAGCTAAAGTTCCTCCAAGCCCGCTTACTACAACCGACCGAAAGAAAACCCCGACCCCGTCCACT AACAGCATCCTTTCAACCGGTACGAGTCGTGGGAGAAGCTCTCCAGGTCCTGAGAGATCCACTCTGGGTGTACAGAATGGCAAGGACag CTTGAGCACACCAGGGTCCCGCGCATCTACCGCCTCGGCAGCTGCTGTTCTaacttcctcttcttcctcccgCCCCCGCCACCACAAGTCCCTGTCCACCTCGGCCCACCCCAACTCCCCAGACCTCCATGCACATCGGCCCAG CACCGTTACACAACGAGTTCCTGTGGTGTCTCCGTCAACTAACAATATAAGCAACTCCACGGTAGCAGATCGCACCAATTTCCCCAGAGGGGTGACTAGCAGAAGCACTTTCCATGCAGGCCAACAGAGAGCCTCACGTGACCAGCACACCTCCACCTACAACGGGCCCCCAGCGTCCCCGTCGCTTTCTCACGGGAACAGCCAGGTCCGTCGCACCGGTACTGGAATCTTCAGCAAATTCACCTCTAAATTTGTGCGCAG AAATCTCTCGTTCCGATTCCCCAGAAG ACCCATGTTGAGTACTGCAGAAAAGCTGGAGAAAGGCACCCATGGATCAACGGGGGATGAGAACAGGGACTCTGTGTCATCCTCGTCTCCTGTGTCCAGCACGCCCTCATCCACCCAGTCCTCCAAGGACATCAAGCCGCGTTCGCTGCGCTTCACCTGGAGCATGAAGACCACTTCGTCCATGGAGCCCAACGAGATGATGAAGGAGATCCGGAAAGTTCTGGACTCCAACAGCTGCAATTATGAGCTGCGTGAGCGCTTCATGCTGCTCTGCAAGTCAGGGAATCCTTCATGTGATGAATACGTTCAGTGGGAGATGGAGGTGTGCAAGCTGCCCCGCCTCTCCCTCAACGGCGTTCGTTTCAAACGCATCTCGGGCACCTCCATCGCCTTCAAGAACATCGCCTCCAAGATTGCCAACGAGCTGAAGCTGTGA
- the mark2a gene encoding serine/threonine-protein kinase MARK2 isoform X11, whose amino-acid sequence MTTRTPMLTVIEHSSSQAHSDSKAGGRSNMPHGRNSLATAADEQPHVGKYRLLKTIGKGNFAKVKLARHVLTGKEVAVKIIDKTQLNSSSLQKLFREVRIMKLLNHPNIVKLFEVIETEKTLYLVMEYASGGEVFDYLVAHGRMKEKEARAKFRQIVSAVQYCHQKCIVHRDLKAENLLLDADMNIKIADFGFSNEFTLGNKLDTFCGSPPYAAPELFQGKKYDGPEVDVWSLGVILYTLVSGSLPFDGQNLKELRERVLRGKYRIPFYMSTDCENLLKKFLILNPTKRGSLEQIMKDRWMNVGHEEEELMPYIEPQPDYKDPKRTDIMLQMGYAQDEIQDSLVNQKYDEIMATYLLLDYRNSELDELSIKPRPSIDLTNNAQSPSHKVQRSTSNQKPRRSTDQSLSVSVKRTQGDSKHIAEDYGRKSSGSSAKVPPSPLTTTDRKKTPTPSTNSILSTGTSRGRSSPGPERSTLGVQNGKDSTVTQRVPVVSPSTNNISNSTVADRTNFPRGVTSRSTFHAGQQRASRDQHTSTYNGPPASPSLSHGNSQVRRTGTGIFSKFTSKFVRRNLSFRFPRRSPFEGEGRDEASRPMLSTAEKLEKGTHGSTGDENRDSVSSSSPVSSTPSSTQSSKDIKPRSLRFTWSMKTTSSMEPNEMMKEIRKVLDSNSCNYELRERFMLLCKSGNPSCDEYVQWEMEVCKLPRLSLNGVRFKRISGTSIAFKNIASKIANELKL is encoded by the exons GCTCACTCCGACTCTAAGGCCGGCGGTCGCTCCAACATGCCACACGGCCGCAACTCGCTGGCCACCGCAGCCGACGAGCAGCCACACGTCGGCAAATACCGGCTGCTGAAGACCATCGGAAAGGGAAATTTCGCAAAGGTCAAACTGGCTCGGCATGTTCTCACTGGCAAAGAG GTGGCTGTCAAAATCATAGACAAGACCCAGCTCAACTCCTCCAGTCTCCAGAAG CTCTTTCGGGAAGTGAGGATCATGAAACTGCTGAATCACCCAAATATTG TGAAATTGTTTGAGGTGATCGAAACCGAGAAGACACTTTACCTGGTTATGGAGTACGCCAGCGGAG GAGAGGTGTTCGATTACCTAGTCGCCCATGgcagaatgaaagagaaagaagccAGAGCCAAATTCAGACAG ATCGTGTCAGCAGTGCAGTACTGTCACCAGAAGTGCATCGTTCACAGAGACCTTAAA GCCGAAAACCTGCTTTTAGATGCAGATATGAACATAAAGATCGCTGATTTTGGCTTCAGTAACGAATTCACTCTGGGCAACAAGCTGGACACGTTTTGTGGCAGCCCCCCGTACGCCGCTCCAGAGCTGTTCCAGGGAAAAAAGTACGATGGGCCAGAAGTGGACGTGTGGAGTTTGGGAGTCATCCTGTACACGTTGGTCAGCGGCTCGCTGCCTTTTGATGGACAGAACTTGAAG GAGCTGCGCGAACGTGTTTTAAGAGGGAAATACCGAATCCCGTTCTACATGTCCACCGACTGTGAGAACTTGCTGAAGAAATTTCTTATTCTCAACCCCACCAAGCGAGGAAGCCTTGAG CAGATCATGAAGGACCGGTGGATGAATGTGGGTcatgaggaggaggagcttatgCCTTACATTGAGCCGCAGCCCGACTACAAGGACCCCAAGAGGACAG ATATCATGCTTCAAATGGGATACGCTCAAGATGAAATACAGGACTCCCTTGTCAACCAGAAGTATGATGAAATCATGGCAACTTACCTGTTACTGGACTATAGGAATTCAGAG CTGGATGAACTCTCAATAAAGCCCCGCCCAAGCATCGACCTCACAAACAATGCCCAATCACCTTCTCACAAGGTACAACGCAGTacctccaaccagaagccgcgCCGATCCACAGACCAAA GTTTGTCTGTGTCGGTTAAGCGCACTCAGGGTGACAGTAAGCACATCGCCGAAGACTACGGCAGGAAAAGCTCAGGCAGCTCAGCTAAAGTTCCTCCAAGCCCGCTTACTACAACCGACCGAAAGAAAACCCCGACCCCGTCCACT AACAGCATCCTTTCAACCGGTACGAGTCGTGGGAGAAGCTCTCCAGGTCCTGAGAGATCCACTCTGGGTGTACAGAATGGCAAGGACag CACCGTTACACAACGAGTTCCTGTGGTGTCTCCGTCAACTAACAATATAAGCAACTCCACGGTAGCAGATCGCACCAATTTCCCCAGAGGGGTGACTAGCAGAAGCACTTTCCATGCAGGCCAACAGAGAGCCTCACGTGACCAGCACACCTCCACCTACAACGGGCCCCCAGCGTCCCCGTCGCTTTCTCACGGGAACAGCCAGGTCCGTCGCACCGGTACTGGAATCTTCAGCAAATTCACCTCTAAATTTGTGCGCAG AAATCTCTCGTTCCGATTCCCCAGAAG GAGTCCGTTTGAGGGAGAGGGTCGAGATGAGGCCAGCAG ACCCATGTTGAGTACTGCAGAAAAGCTGGAGAAAGGCACCCATGGATCAACGGGGGATGAGAACAGGGACTCTGTGTCATCCTCGTCTCCTGTGTCCAGCACGCCCTCATCCACCCAGTCCTCCAAGGACATCAAGCCGCGTTCGCTGCGCTTCACCTGGAGCATGAAGACCACTTCGTCCATGGAGCCCAACGAGATGATGAAGGAGATCCGGAAAGTTCTGGACTCCAACAGCTGCAATTATGAGCTGCGTGAGCGCTTCATGCTGCTCTGCAAGTCAGGGAATCCTTCATGTGATGAATACGTTCAGTGGGAGATGGAGGTGTGCAAGCTGCCCCGCCTCTCCCTCAACGGCGTTCGTTTCAAACGCATCTCGGGCACCTCCATCGCCTTCAAGAACATCGCCTCCAAGATTGCCAACGAGCTGAAGCTGTGA